The Oryzias melastigma strain HK-1 linkage group LG6, ASM292280v2, whole genome shotgun sequence genome includes a window with the following:
- the LOC112152347 gene encoding coiled-coil domain-containing protein 136 isoform X1, producing the protein MFVRSCRSGARQTRSCVAQTRVSDGGSALSDDPCDLKAESNPDMDSEITAKERGVLEENNKKEQMERSEEEEGEEKKLKEEEGEGEEKKRKEEELLTEEQELEELRAQVLQLLLELDEARETSNKHQESFHELQGLLEDERLASAHQAEAFTRQIQNLQAQLRSVQEEMDSLEEEKESELTELQEELRVAQEEVVLLQQAAEEAAAERENDIASLQEELCRRRAELQRLSDETQEYELEITTLRAEIRMKSQRREAERREGDVDLLKEECRKLREECQTLKEDNRRVSERLQLLQRQRTCSSVYLSLKEEDTVEGPDGKVTEIGSDEVMTESYMTMAQSENCRLVDVSIQKNISFDGKPVTPTGWNGGVGEIFSLRDQLKQAEEKASQVQRECDGLKMELQELQVLYDSSQRERAELEEELQRCKAELEKLSGGNRRLIHPSEHPVLSIPFIGMIVIVAVVWCWLSELASQRARGVR; encoded by the exons ATGACCCCTGTGACCTGAAAGCTGAAAGCAACCCCGACATGGACAGCGAGATCACAGCCAAGGAGAGAGGCGTCCTGGAGGAGAACAACAAGAAGGAGCAGATGGAGCGATCTGAAGAGGAAGAGGGAGAAGAGAAGAAACTGAAGGAAGAGGAAGGTGAAggggaggagaagaagaggaaggaggAAGAGCTGCTGACGGAGGaacaggagctggaggagctgagGGCCCaggtgctgcagctgctgctggagctggatGAAGCCCGGGAGACGTCCAACAAGCACCAGGAGAGCTTCCACGAGTTACAAG GTCTGCTGGAGGATGAGCGTTTGGCCAGCGCTCATCAGGCGGAGGCCTTCACACGGCAGATCCAGAATCTTCAAG CCCAGCTGCGCTCTGTGCAGGAGGAGATGGACagcctggaggaggagaaggagagtgAACTCACCGAGCTCCAGGAGGAGCTGCGTGTGGCCCAAGAGGAGGTGGTCCTGCTGCAGCAGGCGGCGGAGGAGGCTGCCGCGGAGCGGGAGAACGACATCGCGTCGCTGCAGGAGGAGCTGTGTCGGCGGCGGGCCGAGCTGCAGCGCCTCAGCGATGAGACCCAGGAGTACGAGCTGGAGATCACAACGCTGAGGGCCGAGATCCGGATGAAGAGCCAGCGCAGGGAGGCCGAGAGGAGAGAGG GTGACGTGGACCTGCTGAAGGAGGAGTGCCGAAAGCTGAGGGAGGAGTGTCAGACCCTGAAGGAGGACAACAGACGTGTCTCAGagaggctgcagctgctgcagagacaGAGGACATG CTCCAGCGTCTACCTGTCACTGAAGGAGGAGGACACAGTAGAGGGCCCTGACGGGAAGGTGACGGAGATTGGCTCCGATGAGGTCATGACAGAGAGCTACATGACCATGGCCCAGTCGGAGAACTGTCGCCTGGTGGACGTCTCCATCCAGAAGAATATCTCCTTCGATGGGAAGCCGGTGACACCGACAGGCTGGAACGGAGGCGTCGGGGAAATCTTCTCCCTGAGAGACCAGCTGAAACAGGCTGAGGAGAAGGCCTCGCAGGTCCAGAGAGAA TGTGACGGACTGAAGATGGAGCTCCAGGAACTGCAGGTACTGTATGACAGCAGCCAGAGGGAGCgagcagagctggaggaggagctgcagcgcTGCAAGGCAGAGCTGGAGAAGCTGTCAGGAGGGAATCGG AGACTCATCCATCCGTCTGAGCACCCTGTTCTCTCCATCCCCTTCATAGGAATGATTGTAATTGTGGCTGTGGTCTGGTGCTGGTTGTCGGAGCTGGCGTCCCAGAGAGCAAG GGGAGTGAGGTAG
- the LOC112152347 gene encoding coiled-coil domain-containing protein 136 isoform X3 has protein sequence MFVRSCRSGARQTRSCVAQTRVSDGGSALSDDPCDLKAESNPDMDSEITAKERGVLEENNKKEQMERSEEEEGEEKKLKEEEGEGEEKKRKEEELLTEEQELEELRAQVLQLLLELDEARETSNKHQESFHELQGLLEDERLASAHQAEAFTRQIQNLQAQLRSVQEEMDSLEEEKESELTELQEELRVAQEEVVLLQQAAEEAAAERENDIASLQEELCRRRAELQRLSDETQEYELEITTLRAEIRMKSQRREAERREGDVDLLKEECRKLREECQTLKEDNRRVSERLQLLQRQRTCSSVYLSLKEEDTVEGPDGKVTEIGSDEVMTESYMTMAQSENCRLVDVSIQKNISFDGKPVTPTGWNGGVGEIFSLRDQLKQAEEKASQVQRECDGLKMELQELQVLYDSSQRERAELEEELQRCKAELEKLSGGNRGSEVGWSSIVTLSAAAALLLAMASLLRALVRC, from the exons ATGACCCCTGTGACCTGAAAGCTGAAAGCAACCCCGACATGGACAGCGAGATCACAGCCAAGGAGAGAGGCGTCCTGGAGGAGAACAACAAGAAGGAGCAGATGGAGCGATCTGAAGAGGAAGAGGGAGAAGAGAAGAAACTGAAGGAAGAGGAAGGTGAAggggaggagaagaagaggaaggaggAAGAGCTGCTGACGGAGGaacaggagctggaggagctgagGGCCCaggtgctgcagctgctgctggagctggatGAAGCCCGGGAGACGTCCAACAAGCACCAGGAGAGCTTCCACGAGTTACAAG GTCTGCTGGAGGATGAGCGTTTGGCCAGCGCTCATCAGGCGGAGGCCTTCACACGGCAGATCCAGAATCTTCAAG CCCAGCTGCGCTCTGTGCAGGAGGAGATGGACagcctggaggaggagaaggagagtgAACTCACCGAGCTCCAGGAGGAGCTGCGTGTGGCCCAAGAGGAGGTGGTCCTGCTGCAGCAGGCGGCGGAGGAGGCTGCCGCGGAGCGGGAGAACGACATCGCGTCGCTGCAGGAGGAGCTGTGTCGGCGGCGGGCCGAGCTGCAGCGCCTCAGCGATGAGACCCAGGAGTACGAGCTGGAGATCACAACGCTGAGGGCCGAGATCCGGATGAAGAGCCAGCGCAGGGAGGCCGAGAGGAGAGAGG GTGACGTGGACCTGCTGAAGGAGGAGTGCCGAAAGCTGAGGGAGGAGTGTCAGACCCTGAAGGAGGACAACAGACGTGTCTCAGagaggctgcagctgctgcagagacaGAGGACATG CTCCAGCGTCTACCTGTCACTGAAGGAGGAGGACACAGTAGAGGGCCCTGACGGGAAGGTGACGGAGATTGGCTCCGATGAGGTCATGACAGAGAGCTACATGACCATGGCCCAGTCGGAGAACTGTCGCCTGGTGGACGTCTCCATCCAGAAGAATATCTCCTTCGATGGGAAGCCGGTGACACCGACAGGCTGGAACGGAGGCGTCGGGGAAATCTTCTCCCTGAGAGACCAGCTGAAACAGGCTGAGGAGAAGGCCTCGCAGGTCCAGAGAGAA TGTGACGGACTGAAGATGGAGCTCCAGGAACTGCAGGTACTGTATGACAGCAGCCAGAGGGAGCgagcagagctggaggaggagctgcagcgcTGCAAGGCAGAGCTGGAGAAGCTGTCAGGAGGGAATCGG GGGAGTGAGGTAGGTTGGAGCTCCATTGTGActctctctgcagctgcagcactgCTACTAGCAATGGCTAGCTTACTGAGAGCTCTGGTCCGATGTTGA
- the LOC112152347 gene encoding coiled-coil domain-containing protein 136 isoform X2 yields the protein MGHRVRFLRRAISFIQCGSLGKTLHATVATDDPCDLKAESNPDMDSEITAKERGVLEENNKKEQMERSEEEEGEEKKLKEEEGEGEEKKRKEEELLTEEQELEELRAQVLQLLLELDEARETSNKHQESFHELQGLLEDERLASAHQAEAFTRQIQNLQAQLRSVQEEMDSLEEEKESELTELQEELRVAQEEVVLLQQAAEEAAAERENDIASLQEELCRRRAELQRLSDETQEYELEITTLRAEIRMKSQRREAERREGDVDLLKEECRKLREECQTLKEDNRRVSERLQLLQRQRTCSSVYLSLKEEDTVEGPDGKVTEIGSDEVMTESYMTMAQSENCRLVDVSIQKNISFDGKPVTPTGWNGGVGEIFSLRDQLKQAEEKASQVQRECDGLKMELQELQVLYDSSQRERAELEEELQRCKAELEKLSGGNRRLIHPSEHPVLSIPFIGMIVIVAVVWCWLSELASQRARGVR from the exons ATGACCCCTGTGACCTGAAAGCTGAAAGCAACCCCGACATGGACAGCGAGATCACAGCCAAGGAGAGAGGCGTCCTGGAGGAGAACAACAAGAAGGAGCAGATGGAGCGATCTGAAGAGGAAGAGGGAGAAGAGAAGAAACTGAAGGAAGAGGAAGGTGAAggggaggagaagaagaggaaggaggAAGAGCTGCTGACGGAGGaacaggagctggaggagctgagGGCCCaggtgctgcagctgctgctggagctggatGAAGCCCGGGAGACGTCCAACAAGCACCAGGAGAGCTTCCACGAGTTACAAG GTCTGCTGGAGGATGAGCGTTTGGCCAGCGCTCATCAGGCGGAGGCCTTCACACGGCAGATCCAGAATCTTCAAG CCCAGCTGCGCTCTGTGCAGGAGGAGATGGACagcctggaggaggagaaggagagtgAACTCACCGAGCTCCAGGAGGAGCTGCGTGTGGCCCAAGAGGAGGTGGTCCTGCTGCAGCAGGCGGCGGAGGAGGCTGCCGCGGAGCGGGAGAACGACATCGCGTCGCTGCAGGAGGAGCTGTGTCGGCGGCGGGCCGAGCTGCAGCGCCTCAGCGATGAGACCCAGGAGTACGAGCTGGAGATCACAACGCTGAGGGCCGAGATCCGGATGAAGAGCCAGCGCAGGGAGGCCGAGAGGAGAGAGG GTGACGTGGACCTGCTGAAGGAGGAGTGCCGAAAGCTGAGGGAGGAGTGTCAGACCCTGAAGGAGGACAACAGACGTGTCTCAGagaggctgcagctgctgcagagacaGAGGACATG CTCCAGCGTCTACCTGTCACTGAAGGAGGAGGACACAGTAGAGGGCCCTGACGGGAAGGTGACGGAGATTGGCTCCGATGAGGTCATGACAGAGAGCTACATGACCATGGCCCAGTCGGAGAACTGTCGCCTGGTGGACGTCTCCATCCAGAAGAATATCTCCTTCGATGGGAAGCCGGTGACACCGACAGGCTGGAACGGAGGCGTCGGGGAAATCTTCTCCCTGAGAGACCAGCTGAAACAGGCTGAGGAGAAGGCCTCGCAGGTCCAGAGAGAA TGTGACGGACTGAAGATGGAGCTCCAGGAACTGCAGGTACTGTATGACAGCAGCCAGAGGGAGCgagcagagctggaggaggagctgcagcgcTGCAAGGCAGAGCTGGAGAAGCTGTCAGGAGGGAATCGG AGACTCATCCATCCGTCTGAGCACCCTGTTCTCTCCATCCCCTTCATAGGAATGATTGTAATTGTGGCTGTGGTCTGGTGCTGGTTGTCGGAGCTGGCGTCCCAGAGAGCAAG GGGAGTGAGGTAG
- the LOC112152347 gene encoding coiled-coil domain-containing protein 136 isoform X4: MDGLRLPPLIEEALDSTDDPCDLKAESNPDMDSEITAKERGVLEENNKKEQMERSEEEEGEEKKLKEEEGEGEEKKRKEEELLTEEQELEELRAQVLQLLLELDEARETSNKHQESFHELQGLLEDERLASAHQAEAFTRQIQNLQAQLRSVQEEMDSLEEEKESELTELQEELRVAQEEVVLLQQAAEEAAAERENDIASLQEELCRRRAELQRLSDETQEYELEITTLRAEIRMKSQRREAERREGDVDLLKEECRKLREECQTLKEDNRRVSERLQLLQRQRTCSSVYLSLKEEDTVEGPDGKVTEIGSDEVMTESYMTMAQSENCRLVDVSIQKNISFDGKPVTPTGWNGGVGEIFSLRDQLKQAEEKASQVQRECDGLKMELQELQVLYDSSQRERAELEEELQRCKAELEKLSGGNRRLIHPSEHPVLSIPFIGMIVIVAVVWCWLSELASQRARGVR; this comes from the exons ATGACCCCTGTGACCTGAAAGCTGAAAGCAACCCCGACATGGACAGCGAGATCACAGCCAAGGAGAGAGGCGTCCTGGAGGAGAACAACAAGAAGGAGCAGATGGAGCGATCTGAAGAGGAAGAGGGAGAAGAGAAGAAACTGAAGGAAGAGGAAGGTGAAggggaggagaagaagaggaaggaggAAGAGCTGCTGACGGAGGaacaggagctggaggagctgagGGCCCaggtgctgcagctgctgctggagctggatGAAGCCCGGGAGACGTCCAACAAGCACCAGGAGAGCTTCCACGAGTTACAAG GTCTGCTGGAGGATGAGCGTTTGGCCAGCGCTCATCAGGCGGAGGCCTTCACACGGCAGATCCAGAATCTTCAAG CCCAGCTGCGCTCTGTGCAGGAGGAGATGGACagcctggaggaggagaaggagagtgAACTCACCGAGCTCCAGGAGGAGCTGCGTGTGGCCCAAGAGGAGGTGGTCCTGCTGCAGCAGGCGGCGGAGGAGGCTGCCGCGGAGCGGGAGAACGACATCGCGTCGCTGCAGGAGGAGCTGTGTCGGCGGCGGGCCGAGCTGCAGCGCCTCAGCGATGAGACCCAGGAGTACGAGCTGGAGATCACAACGCTGAGGGCCGAGATCCGGATGAAGAGCCAGCGCAGGGAGGCCGAGAGGAGAGAGG GTGACGTGGACCTGCTGAAGGAGGAGTGCCGAAAGCTGAGGGAGGAGTGTCAGACCCTGAAGGAGGACAACAGACGTGTCTCAGagaggctgcagctgctgcagagacaGAGGACATG CTCCAGCGTCTACCTGTCACTGAAGGAGGAGGACACAGTAGAGGGCCCTGACGGGAAGGTGACGGAGATTGGCTCCGATGAGGTCATGACAGAGAGCTACATGACCATGGCCCAGTCGGAGAACTGTCGCCTGGTGGACGTCTCCATCCAGAAGAATATCTCCTTCGATGGGAAGCCGGTGACACCGACAGGCTGGAACGGAGGCGTCGGGGAAATCTTCTCCCTGAGAGACCAGCTGAAACAGGCTGAGGAGAAGGCCTCGCAGGTCCAGAGAGAA TGTGACGGACTGAAGATGGAGCTCCAGGAACTGCAGGTACTGTATGACAGCAGCCAGAGGGAGCgagcagagctggaggaggagctgcagcgcTGCAAGGCAGAGCTGGAGAAGCTGTCAGGAGGGAATCGG AGACTCATCCATCCGTCTGAGCACCCTGTTCTCTCCATCCCCTTCATAGGAATGATTGTAATTGTGGCTGTGGTCTGGTGCTGGTTGTCGGAGCTGGCGTCCCAGAGAGCAAG GGGAGTGAGGTAG
- the LOC112152347 gene encoding coiled-coil domain-containing protein 136 isoform X5 codes for MDSEITAKERGVLEENNKKEQMERSEEEEGEEKKLKEEEGEGEEKKRKEEELLTEEQELEELRAQVLQLLLELDEARETSNKHQESFHELQGLLEDERLASAHQAEAFTRQIQNLQAQLRSVQEEMDSLEEEKESELTELQEELRVAQEEVVLLQQAAEEAAAERENDIASLQEELCRRRAELQRLSDETQEYELEITTLRAEIRMKSQRREAERREGDVDLLKEECRKLREECQTLKEDNRRVSERLQLLQRQRTCSSVYLSLKEEDTVEGPDGKVTEIGSDEVMTESYMTMAQSENCRLVDVSIQKNISFDGKPVTPTGWNGGVGEIFSLRDQLKQAEEKASQVQRECDGLKMELQELQVLYDSSQRERAELEEELQRCKAELEKLSGGNRRLIHPSEHPVLSIPFIGMIVIVAVVWCWLSELASQRARGVR; via the exons ATGGACAGCGAGATCACAGCCAAGGAGAGAGGCGTCCTGGAGGAGAACAACAAGAAGGAGCAGATGGAGCGATCTGAAGAGGAAGAGGGAGAAGAGAAGAAACTGAAGGAAGAGGAAGGTGAAggggaggagaagaagaggaaggaggAAGAGCTGCTGACGGAGGaacaggagctggaggagctgagGGCCCaggtgctgcagctgctgctggagctggatGAAGCCCGGGAGACGTCCAACAAGCACCAGGAGAGCTTCCACGAGTTACAAG GTCTGCTGGAGGATGAGCGTTTGGCCAGCGCTCATCAGGCGGAGGCCTTCACACGGCAGATCCAGAATCTTCAAG CCCAGCTGCGCTCTGTGCAGGAGGAGATGGACagcctggaggaggagaaggagagtgAACTCACCGAGCTCCAGGAGGAGCTGCGTGTGGCCCAAGAGGAGGTGGTCCTGCTGCAGCAGGCGGCGGAGGAGGCTGCCGCGGAGCGGGAGAACGACATCGCGTCGCTGCAGGAGGAGCTGTGTCGGCGGCGGGCCGAGCTGCAGCGCCTCAGCGATGAGACCCAGGAGTACGAGCTGGAGATCACAACGCTGAGGGCCGAGATCCGGATGAAGAGCCAGCGCAGGGAGGCCGAGAGGAGAGAGG GTGACGTGGACCTGCTGAAGGAGGAGTGCCGAAAGCTGAGGGAGGAGTGTCAGACCCTGAAGGAGGACAACAGACGTGTCTCAGagaggctgcagctgctgcagagacaGAGGACATG CTCCAGCGTCTACCTGTCACTGAAGGAGGAGGACACAGTAGAGGGCCCTGACGGGAAGGTGACGGAGATTGGCTCCGATGAGGTCATGACAGAGAGCTACATGACCATGGCCCAGTCGGAGAACTGTCGCCTGGTGGACGTCTCCATCCAGAAGAATATCTCCTTCGATGGGAAGCCGGTGACACCGACAGGCTGGAACGGAGGCGTCGGGGAAATCTTCTCCCTGAGAGACCAGCTGAAACAGGCTGAGGAGAAGGCCTCGCAGGTCCAGAGAGAA TGTGACGGACTGAAGATGGAGCTCCAGGAACTGCAGGTACTGTATGACAGCAGCCAGAGGGAGCgagcagagctggaggaggagctgcagcgcTGCAAGGCAGAGCTGGAGAAGCTGTCAGGAGGGAATCGG AGACTCATCCATCCGTCTGAGCACCCTGTTCTCTCCATCCCCTTCATAGGAATGATTGTAATTGTGGCTGTGGTCTGGTGCTGGTTGTCGGAGCTGGCGTCCCAGAGAGCAAG GGGAGTGAGGTAG